A window from Elusimicrobiota bacterium encodes these proteins:
- a CDS encoding D-alanine--D-alanine ligase family protein, giving the protein MRVLVLFGGRSAEREVSCVSAQSVLRNLGRHQPILVWIDPQGRWWHQRRVKEYLAHKKPARFPFERVAARLEPGPRPALVAGARRFYPDVAFPVLHGPFGEDGTMQGHLEIVGLPYVGCGVLGSSAGMDKAVTKVLAARAGLPQVPYALLKDPRDLVAARRLKLPVFVKPSRLGSSVGVYKVKKSSELAAAVRKAFRFDSEVLVEQGVSAREIECAVIGEGRRTRVAKTVGEIRPNAEFYSYEAKYLDPDGAELIIPAKLSKSAAETVRALSRRAFDAVCGFGMARVDFFLDKRTGRFYFNEVNTIPGFTSISQFPKLWAESGLAFPKLVDELLKLAVARHRDQAKLRITRD; this is encoded by the coding sequence ATGCGCGTACTCGTCCTCTTCGGCGGGCGCTCGGCCGAGCGCGAGGTCTCCTGCGTCTCGGCGCAGTCCGTGCTGCGGAACCTCGGCCGTCATCAGCCGATCCTCGTCTGGATCGACCCGCAGGGCCGCTGGTGGCATCAGCGCCGCGTGAAGGAGTACCTCGCGCACAAGAAGCCCGCGCGCTTCCCCTTCGAGCGCGTCGCCGCCCGCCTCGAGCCGGGGCCCCGCCCCGCCCTCGTCGCCGGCGCGCGCCGCTTCTACCCCGACGTCGCCTTTCCGGTCCTCCACGGCCCCTTCGGGGAGGACGGCACGATGCAGGGGCACCTCGAGATCGTCGGGCTCCCCTACGTCGGCTGCGGGGTGCTGGGCTCCTCCGCCGGCATGGACAAGGCGGTCACGAAGGTCCTGGCCGCGCGGGCGGGCCTGCCGCAGGTGCCCTACGCGCTGCTCAAGGACCCCCGCGACCTCGTCGCCGCGCGGCGGCTCAAGCTCCCGGTCTTCGTGAAGCCCTCGCGCCTGGGCTCGTCGGTGGGCGTCTACAAGGTCAAGAAGTCCTCGGAGCTCGCCGCGGCGGTGCGCAAGGCCTTCCGCTTCGACTCCGAGGTGCTCGTGGAGCAGGGCGTGTCGGCGCGCGAGATTGAATGCGCGGTCATCGGCGAGGGACGGCGGACGCGGGTGGCGAAGACGGTCGGCGAGATCCGGCCGAACGCCGAGTTCTACTCCTACGAGGCCAAGTACCTCGATCCCGACGGCGCCGAGCTCATCATCCCCGCGAAGCTCTCGAAGAGCGCGGCGGAGACGGTCCGCGCGCTCTCGCGCAGGGCCTTCGACGCGGTCTGCGGCTTCGGCATGGCCCGGGTCGACTTCTTCCTCGACAAGCGCACGGGGCGCTTCTACTTCAACGAGGTCAACACCATCCCCGGCTTCACCTCCATCAGCCAGTTCCCCAAGCTCTGGGCCGAGTCGGGCCTGGCGTTCCCGAAGCTCGTCGACGAGCTCCTGAAGCTCGCCGTCGCTCGCCACCGGGACCAGGCGAAGCTGAGGATCACGAGGGACTAA
- the mnmA gene encoding tRNA 2-thiouridine(34) synthase MnmA, which yields MSRVAVAMSGGVDSAVAAALCLEAGHEVFGVTAKLGGALASGSGCCGAPSDLLEARRACEKLGLAHYVVDLAECFESTVVAPFIDEYLRQRTPNPCVECNRTLKFGRLLELCAAWKADYLATGHYARLERGEDGVRLLRGADPEKDQSYFLCRLGVRELSRALFPVGALSKEEVRAKARSLGLANADHAESMEICFVPGGDYRTFLRARRGDGAFQEGEIRDLQGRLLGRHRGLPAYTIGQRRGLGLSSKKPLYVAGLDGTTNTLLVGTAEETLKKVFTTGPASWTRAPVAGPAGVRVRHRGRVLDAVLVALDGGRMRVELSAGERAVCPGQTAAFCRGDEVLGGAAIEEVQ from the coding sequence ATGAGCCGGGTGGCCGTGGCGATGAGCGGGGGCGTCGATTCCGCGGTCGCGGCCGCGCTCTGCCTCGAGGCCGGGCACGAGGTCTTCGGCGTCACCGCGAAGCTCGGAGGCGCCCTCGCGTCGGGCTCCGGCTGCTGCGGCGCGCCCAGCGACCTCCTCGAGGCCCGCCGCGCCTGCGAGAAGCTCGGGCTCGCGCACTATGTCGTCGACCTCGCGGAGTGCTTCGAGAGCACCGTCGTCGCGCCCTTCATCGACGAGTACCTGCGTCAGCGCACCCCCAACCCCTGCGTGGAGTGCAACCGGACGCTCAAGTTCGGCCGGCTGCTCGAACTCTGCGCGGCCTGGAAGGCGGACTATCTGGCTACCGGCCACTACGCCCGGCTCGAGCGGGGAGAGGACGGGGTCCGGCTCCTGCGCGGGGCGGACCCGGAGAAGGACCAGAGCTATTTCCTCTGCCGGCTGGGAGTGCGGGAGCTCTCCCGGGCGCTGTTCCCGGTCGGAGCGCTCTCGAAGGAGGAGGTCCGCGCGAAGGCCCGGTCGCTCGGCCTCGCCAACGCCGACCACGCGGAGAGCATGGAGATCTGCTTCGTGCCCGGCGGGGACTACCGCACCTTCCTGCGCGCCCGCCGCGGCGACGGCGCCTTCCAGGAGGGGGAGATCCGCGACCTGCAGGGCCGGCTCCTCGGCCGCCACCGCGGCCTGCCCGCGTATACGATCGGCCAGCGGCGCGGTCTGGGCCTGAGCTCGAAGAAGCCGCTCTACGTGGCGGGCCTCGACGGGACGACGAACACGCTGCTCGTCGGCACCGCCGAGGAGACGCTCAAGAAGGTCTTCACGACCGGCCCGGCGTCCTGGACGCGCGCGCCGGTCGCCGGGCCGGCCGGGGTCCGCGTGCGCCACCGCGGCCGCGTGCTCGACGCCGTCCTCGTCGCGCTGGACGGCGGGCGCATGCGCGTCGAGCTGTCGGCGGGGGAGCGCGCGGTCTGCCCCGGGCAGACCGCGGCCTTCTGCCGCGGCGACGAGGTGCTGGGCGGAGCCGCTATTGAGGAGGTACAATGA
- a CDS encoding aminotransferase class V-fold PLP-dependent enzyme, with protein MTPVVYLDHNATTPVRPEVLEAMLPWLRDLYGNPSSVHSFGQRARRAVEEARAAVARLLNASKPEELVFTSGGSEALALAVLGAAEGARLASGGAKRRVVTTRVEHEAHRGLGALLEGRGFEVVAVEVDGEGRVEPAEVLAALRPDTALVSVMLANNEVGTLQPVAELARLCRERGIPSHTDAVQAVGKVPVDVQALGVDLLSLSGHKFNAPKGVGALYARQGTALVPVVAGHQERNRRGGTENVAGIVGLGAAARLAGEGLAPHARELEALRDRLEEGLARVPGSRRMSRAAARLSNTCHFCFEGLDGHDLVIALDLEGVCASSGSACAGGLARVSHVLEAMGVPSPLARGALRLSLGWGSTAADVARVLEVLPGAVERLRSSRA; from the coding sequence ATGACGCCGGTCGTCTACCTCGACCACAACGCCACGACCCCCGTCCGTCCCGAGGTCCTGGAAGCCATGCTCCCCTGGCTGCGGGACCTCTACGGCAACCCCAGCAGCGTCCACTCCTTCGGCCAGCGCGCGCGCCGCGCGGTCGAAGAGGCGCGCGCGGCCGTCGCCCGCCTCCTGAACGCTTCGAAGCCCGAGGAGCTCGTCTTCACCTCGGGCGGCTCGGAAGCCCTCGCCCTGGCCGTGCTGGGCGCGGCCGAGGGCGCCCGGCTGGCGTCCGGCGGCGCGAAGCGCCGCGTCGTGACCACGCGCGTCGAGCACGAGGCGCACCGCGGCCTCGGCGCGCTCCTCGAGGGGCGCGGCTTCGAGGTCGTCGCGGTCGAGGTCGACGGGGAAGGCCGGGTCGAGCCCGCGGAGGTCCTCGCCGCGCTGCGGCCCGACACCGCGCTCGTCTCGGTCATGCTCGCCAACAACGAGGTCGGGACCCTGCAGCCGGTCGCCGAGCTGGCCCGCCTCTGCCGCGAACGCGGGATCCCGTCGCACACCGACGCGGTCCAGGCGGTCGGCAAGGTCCCCGTGGACGTCCAGGCCCTCGGGGTCGACCTCCTGTCGCTCTCCGGCCACAAGTTCAACGCGCCCAAGGGCGTCGGCGCGCTCTACGCGCGCCAGGGGACCGCGCTCGTCCCGGTCGTCGCCGGCCACCAGGAGCGCAACCGGCGCGGAGGGACCGAGAACGTCGCCGGGATCGTCGGGCTCGGCGCCGCGGCCCGGCTCGCGGGCGAAGGTCTGGCGCCGCACGCGCGCGAGCTGGAGGCGCTGCGCGACCGGCTCGAGGAGGGCCTCGCGCGCGTCCCGGGCTCCCGGCGCATGAGCCGCGCCGCCGCGCGCCTGTCCAACACCTGCCATTTCTGCTTCGAAGGCCTCGACGGCCACGACCTCGTCATCGCGCTCGACCTCGAGGGCGTCTGCGCCTCGAGCGGCTCGGCCTGCGCGGGCGGGCTGGCGAGGGTCTCGCACGTCCTCGAAGCCATGGGGGTCCCCTCCCCGCTCGCGCGCGGCGCGCTGCGCCTCTCGCTGGGCTGGGGCTCGACGGCCGCCGACGTCGCGCGCGTCCTCGAGGTCCTGCCCGGCGCCGTCGAGCGCCTGAGGAGCAGCCGCGCATGA
- a CDS encoding OmpA family protein, producing the protein MPIKAPKGFIDESDPKVCQIGHPAPPWLVNYADLMTELVCFFIILYALSASLNKGVQQAAQEVKEVMKEQKVAGEVKIDREGLKISIEENGDIAFFNSGKADITPGMAALLDKIAPKLKDLSQKYEIVVEGHTDNIPINDEYFASNWELSSARATEVVDYFIRQRGFSPLAMAAMGYGEFRPVAPNDTAANRARNRRVVFFVKTVVPRAQTLPGHASTAPVAGVPIAPAGTPVAEISAAGATPTAAAPPAGEPAPAAAVQENNP; encoded by the coding sequence ATGCCGATCAAGGCCCCCAAAGGCTTCATCGACGAGAGCGACCCGAAGGTCTGCCAGATCGGCCATCCGGCGCCGCCGTGGCTGGTCAACTACGCGGACCTCATGACCGAGCTCGTCTGCTTCTTCATCATCCTCTATGCCCTCTCGGCCTCCCTCAACAAGGGCGTCCAGCAGGCGGCCCAGGAGGTCAAGGAGGTCATGAAGGAGCAGAAGGTCGCCGGCGAGGTGAAGATCGACCGGGAAGGGCTGAAGATCAGCATCGAGGAGAACGGGGACATCGCCTTCTTCAACAGCGGCAAGGCGGACATCACCCCGGGCATGGCCGCCCTGCTCGACAAGATCGCCCCCAAGCTCAAGGACCTCTCCCAGAAGTACGAGATCGTCGTCGAGGGACACACCGACAACATCCCCATCAACGACGAGTACTTCGCCTCCAACTGGGAGCTCTCTTCGGCCCGCGCCACCGAGGTCGTCGACTATTTCATCCGGCAGAGGGGCTTCTCGCCGCTGGCGATGGCGGCGATGGGCTATGGGGAGTTCCGCCCCGTCGCGCCCAACGACACGGCGGCCAATCGCGCGCGCAACCGCCGCGTCGTCTTCTTCGTGAAGACGGTCGTCCCGCGCGCCCAGACGCTCCCGGGCCACGCCTCGACGGCCCCCGTGGCCGGCGTGCCCATCGCTCCCGCCGGGACCCCCGTCGCGGAGATCTCGGCGGCGGGCGCGACGCCCACGGCCGCCGCGCCGCCCGCCGGAGAGCCGGCCCCCGCCGCGGCCGTCCAGGAGAACAACCCATGA